The following are encoded in a window of Clostridium thermarum genomic DNA:
- a CDS encoding DegV family protein has translation MAVKILTDSTSYIANNILEELDIRRISLSVKFEDESFKEIDIDNESFYDKMEKKGIPVSSQPSVGEMKEEMVKVVEKGDSLLCIFISSEMSGTYSSAHMVREMVLEEYPHAQIEIVDSRSNSMQLGYAAIVAARAAKEGKSLQEVKAEAEANIKRSRFLFIPDTLKYLKKGGRIGTASALLGSILKIIPILTVEDAKTAVFTKVRTKKNAVAAMVEKMVSDISTYGIGEITVHHIDCISEASALVDMIKERLGSKIDVQICDIGPVIGLHVGPGAIGLVYYTERDMR, from the coding sequence ATGGCAGTAAAAATATTAACAGATAGTACCAGCTATATAGCAAATAATATTCTTGAAGAATTAGATATAAGAAGGATATCCTTAAGTGTAAAATTTGAGGATGAAAGTTTTAAGGAAATTGATATAGATAACGAAAGTTTTTATGACAAAATGGAGAAAAAGGGAATCCCGGTTTCCTCACAGCCTTCAGTGGGAGAAATGAAGGAAGAAATGGTAAAAGTGGTTGAAAAAGGTGACAGTCTTCTATGCATTTTCATATCTTCCGAAATGAGTGGAACATACTCCTCCGCCCATATGGTAAGGGAAATGGTATTGGAGGAATATCCCCATGCTCAGATAGAAATAGTGGATTCACGCTCCAATAGTATGCAACTAGGTTATGCTGCAATAGTGGCAGCTAGAGCAGCAAAAGAAGGGAAGAGTCTGCAGGAAGTTAAGGCAGAGGCAGAGGCTAATATTAAAAGAAGCAGGTTCTTATTTATTCCTGATACACTGAAGTATCTTAAAAAGGGAGGCAGAATTGGTACTGCCAGTGCACTATTGGGAAGTATACTAAAGATAATTCCTATTCTAACAGTGGAGGATGCAAAGACAGCTGTATTTACAAAGGTAAGAACTAAGAAAAATGCTGTGGCAGCTATGGTTGAAAAGATGGTAAGTGATATAAGCACTTATGGAATTGGAGAAATCACCGTTCATCACATAGATTGTATAAGCGAAGCCAGTGCGCTTGTTGATATGATAAAAGAAAGGCTGGGTTCTAAAATAGACGTACAAATATGCGACATCGGACCGGTGATAGGCTTACATGTTGGTCCCGGCGCAATTGGACTTGTTTATTATACTGAAAGAGATATGCGATAG
- the carA gene encoding glutamine-hydrolyzing carbamoyl-phosphate synthase small subunit, whose protein sequence is MKAKLILENGMVFEGRAFGYLEETVGEVVFNTGMTGYQEVLTDPSYYGQIVTMTYPLIGNYGLNLEDAESLSPKVKGFIVREVCDYPNNFRCEIKLSDYLKHHKIIGLERVDTRALTKVLRNSGTMRGIITLEELSEGYIKDKLNSFSNVDAVKQVTTKKVYTIEGQGKHVAVIDFGIKSNIIRSFKNRGCKLTVFPSDISYEEVLKVNPDLVFLSNGPGDPADLPEVIGNIKQLIGKKPIVGICLGHQLLALALGGKTAKLKFGHRGCNHPVKDLEENRVHITSQNHGYYVEKLPENVRVTHVNLNDGTVEGMRHNALPIFSVQFHPEACPGPKDVDGIFDKFLTV, encoded by the coding sequence ATGAAAGCAAAGCTTATCCTAGAAAATGGAATGGTCTTCGAAGGAAGAGCCTTTGGATATTTAGAAGAAACCGTGGGAGAGGTTGTATTTAACACCGGAATGACAGGATACCAGGAGGTCTTAACAGACCCATCATATTATGGACAAATAGTTACTATGACCTATCCCCTTATAGGAAATTACGGCCTTAATTTAGAGGATGCAGAATCCTTAAGCCCTAAGGTTAAGGGCTTTATTGTGAGAGAAGTCTGTGATTATCCAAATAACTTCAGATGTGAAATAAAGCTAAGTGACTACCTGAAGCATCATAAAATTATAGGTCTGGAAAGAGTAGACACCAGAGCCCTTACAAAGGTGTTAAGAAATAGCGGCACCATGAGAGGTATCATTACCCTGGAGGAGTTAAGTGAAGGATATATAAAGGATAAGCTTAATTCCTTTTCCAATGTTGACGCTGTTAAGCAGGTTACAACAAAAAAGGTCTATACCATAGAAGGACAAGGTAAGCACGTGGCGGTGATAGATTTCGGTATAAAGTCCAATATAATCCGATCCTTTAAAAACAGGGGCTGCAAATTGACTGTATTCCCTTCAGATATAAGTTATGAAGAGGTGTTAAAAGTGAATCCGGACCTTGTGTTCTTGTCCAATGGACCGGGAGACCCAGCGGATTTACCGGAAGTCATAGGAAATATAAAGCAATTAATAGGGAAGAAACCTATAGTAGGCATATGCCTGGGCCATCAGCTACTTGCTTTAGCCTTGGGGGGGAAGACTGCAAAGCTGAAGTTTGGCCATAGGGGCTGCAATCATCCCGTTAAGGATTTAGAAGAAAACAGAGTACACATAACCTCACAAAATCATGGTTATTATGTAGAGAAATTACCTGAAAATGTTAGGGTAACCCATGTAAACCTGAATGATGGAACTGTTGAAGGCATGAGGCACAATGCTCTGCCCATATTCAGCGTTCAGTTTCATCCGGAAGCGTGTCCCGGACCTAAGGATGTTGACGGCATTTTTGATAAGTTTCTGACAGTTTAG
- a CDS encoding small, acid-soluble spore protein, alpha/beta type, with protein MDEKINQLHSKTEQAQAMGITVPKDGDWGNMPSRVCGEVGGAQGGNFTREAVKKFENKLVQKDMQ; from the coding sequence ATGGATGAAAAGATTAATCAGCTACATAGCAAAACAGAACAAGCCCAAGCAATGGGAATAACTGTACCAAAGGACGGAGACTGGGGAAACATGCCCTCCAGAGTCTGTGGGGAAGTTGGCGGTGCCCAGGGAGGAAACTTCACCAGAGAGGCGGTGAAAAAATTCGAAAATAAGTTGGTACAAAAGGATATGCAGTAA